From Equus quagga isolate Etosha38 chromosome 3, UCLA_HA_Equagga_1.0, whole genome shotgun sequence, one genomic window encodes:
- the SYNPO2 gene encoding synaptopodin-2 isoform X2: MGTGDFICISMTGGAPWGFRLQGGKEQKEPLRVAKIRSQSKASRSGLCEGDEVVSINGNPCADLTYPEVIKLMESITDSLQMLVKRPSSGISETLISETENRNHEHPTHEGYVESTTLQIRPATKSQYKEFYITPVKSGTPPAEDQESGPGCSGSIKEETGLSYHVAPQMPDSQRGHSAEELILREKAEAGQPGPVVELQLSLSQERYKGTSAPAVALLGAEKSKSPDPEPNLQHDGIVHTNLVPTNEKGDPSLRSSKIIQISSGRELRVLQGSDAGATGLPRVEVILDCSDRQKTEGCRLQAGKGCVDSPVEGGQSEAPPSLVSFAVSSEGTEQGEDPHSERDHSRPHKHRARHARLRRSESLSEKQVKEAKSKCKSIALLLTDAPNPNSKGVLMFKKRRRRARKYTLVSYGTGELEREADEEEDGDREDTCEVAFLDASESEVDEELLSDIDDNKQVVNFDWDSGLVDIEKKLNREDKMEMLPDTTGKGALMFAKRRERMDQITAQKEEERAGGIPSREPDAAQTDGLRTMTSYQRKEEESMRVQSSVSKSYVEVSHGLGHVPQQNGYSGVSETAEAQRMIPMNRTAKPFPGSVNQPATPFSPTRSMTSPIADFPAPPPYSAVTPPPEAFSRAVSSPTAGPAQPPPWPQPAPWSQAAFYDASERIASRDERIAVPAKRTGILQEAKRRSTTKPMFTFKEPKVSPNPELLSLLQNSEGKRGTGAGGDSGPEEDYLSLGAEACNFMQSSAGKQKTPPPVAPKPAVKSSSSQPVTPVSPVWSPGVAPTQPPAFPTSNPSQGTVVSSIKIAQPSYPPARPASALNLAGPFKGPQAAVASLNHTPKPTAPTPKVNAGHAGGGGPSNQLPGMSGRGAQLFAKRQSRMEKYVVDSDTVQAHAARAQSPTPSLPAGWKYSSNVRAPPPVAYNPIHSPSYPLAAVKSQPSAPQASKTSKKKGKKPLNALDVMKHQPYQLNASLFTFQPPDAKDGLPQKSSVKVHSGPTLKQALPPRPVNVSSPTNVQASSVYSVPAYSSQPTFFAEATSPVSASPVPVGIPTSPKQESASTSYFVAPRPKFSAKKSGVTVQVLPENRERSEAQSGL; encoded by the exons ATCCGAAGCCAGAGCAAAGCATCCAGGTCTGGGCTCTGTGAGGGGGATGAAGTGGTTTCTATCAATGGCAACCCTTGTGCAGACCTCACCTACCCTGAGGTCATCAAGCTCATGGAGAGCATAACGGACTCTCTCCAAATGCtcgtcaaaag ACCATCGAGTGGAATAAGTGAGACTTTGATCtctgaaactgaaaacagaaaccatGAGCATCCCACCCACGAGGGGTATGTGGAAAGTACCACCCTGCAGATCCGACCAGCCACGAAGAGCCAGTACAAAGAGTTTTACATCACCCCGGTCAAGAGTGGAACTCCCCCAGCTGAGGACCAAGAAAGTGGTCCCGGTTGTTCAGGGagcataaaagaagaaacaggccTGAGCTACCATGTGGCTCCCCAAATGCCTGACTCCCAAAGAGGACACTCGGCGGAGGAGCTTATCTTAAGGGAGAAGGCAGAAGCAGGGCAGCCGGGCCCTGTGGTTGAGCTACAACTGTCGCTTTCCCAGGAGAGATACAAGGGCACTAGTGCTCCCGCAGTGGCTCTCCTGGGAGCTGAAAAATCTAAGTCTCCTGACCCCGAACCTAATTTACAACACGACGGGATTGTCCACACAAATTTGGTCCCCACTAATGAGAAAGGGGACCCTTCTCTGAGGTCCAGCAAGATAATCCAGATCTCCAGTGGCCGAGAGTTGAGAGTGCTCCAGGGGAGTGACGCCGGAGCCACCGGGCTGCCCCGAGTGGAAGTGATCCTCGACTGCTCTGACAGGCAGAAGACGGAAGGGTGCAGGCTTCAGGCAGGAAAGGGGTGTGTGGATTCTCCAGTGGAAGGAGGGCAGTCAGAAGCACCTCCTTCTCTGGTATCCTTTGCAGTCTCATCAgaaggcacagagcagggagaagaCCCACACTCGGAAAGGGATCACAGCAGACCTCACAAGCACAGAGCGCGCCACGCAC GGCTCAGAAGGAGTGAAAGCCTGTCAGAAAAGCAGGTGAAAGAAGCAAAATCTAAATGCAAAAGCATTGCGCTCCTTCTGACAGATGCCCCCAACCCCAACTCCAAGGGGGTGTTGATGTTTAAGAAGCGTCGGCGGAGGGCCAGGAAATACACCCTTGTCAGCTACGGTACTGGCGAGCTCGAGCGAGAGGCAGACGAGGAGGAAGACGGGGACAGAGAGGACACCTGTGAAGTCGCGTTTCTGGATGCGAGTGAATCAGAGGTGGATGAAGAGTTACTGTCTGACATTGACGACAACAAACAAGTTGTAAACTTTGACTGGGATTCTGGACTAGTGGACATTGAAAAGAAACTGAACAGAGAGGACAAGATGGAGATGTTGCCAGACACCACAGGCAAGGGAGCCCTCATGTTTGccaagaggagggagaggatggatCAGATCACGgcccaaaaagaggaagagagggctgGTGGAATCCCAAGCAGAGAACCAGATGCTGCCCAGACAGATGGCCTGAGAACCATGACTTCTTaccaaaggaaggaagaagaatcaATGAGAGTGCAGAGCTCTGTGAGCAAAAGCTACGTGGAGGTGAGCCACGGTCTCGGCCATGTGCCCCAACAGAATGGCTACAGTGGGGTGTCTGAGacagcagaggcccagaggaTGATCCCCATGAACAGAACGGCCAAACCCTTCCCAGGGTCTGTGAACCAGCCAGCAACTCCCTTCTCCCCAACCCGAAGCATGACAAGTCCCATCGCTGACTTTCCTGCGCCTCCACCTTATTCTGCAGTCACACCTCCACCTGAAGCCTTCTCCAGAGCAGTATCAAGTCCGACAGCTGGCCCAGCACAGCCGCCTCCGTGGCCCCAGCCTGCCCCATGGTCCCAGGCAGCCTTTTACGATGCATCTGAGCGAATAGCTTCCCGGGATGAAAGGATCGCAGTGCCAGCGAAAAGAACAGGAATATTGCAGGAGGCCAAAAGGAGAAGCACAACAAAACCCATGTTCACCTTTAAAGAGCCCAAAGTAAGCCCAAATCCTGAACTCTTGTCACTTCTTCAAAATTCAGAAGGCAAACGGGGCACTGGAGCTGGAGGCGATTCCGGACCTGAAGAAGACTACCTCAGTTTAGGAGCAGAGGCTTGTAATTTCATGCAAAGCTCCGCTGGGAAACAAAAGACCCCACCTCCTGTTGCTCCAAAACCTGCAGTCAAGTCCTCATCCTCCCAACCGGTAACTCCAGTTTCTCCAGTCTGGTCACCAGGAGTGGCTCCAACCCAACCTCCTGCCTTCCCCACATCCAACCCATCACAGGGCACCGTTGTCTCCTCTATCAAAATAGCCCAGCCTTCTTACCCTCCTGCCCGGCCCGCAAGTGCTCTGAACCTGGCTGGTCCCTTCAAAGGACCACAGGCAGCAGTAGCCAGTCTGAACCACACACCCAAGCCAACAGCTCCCACACCAAAAGTAAATGCTGGTCATGCTGGTGGAGGGGGACCATCCAATCAGCTTCCAGGAATGAGTGGGAGAGGAGCCCAGCTCTTTGCTAAAAGGCAGTCGAGGATGGAGAAGTATGTGGTAGATTCAGACACCGTGCAGGCCCACGCTGCTCGAGCTCAGTCTCCCACTCCCTCTCTACCAGCCGGCTGGAAGTACTCCTCCAACGTCCGAGCACCTCCTCCTGTGGCCTACAATCCTATCCACTCTCCCTCCTACCCACTGGCTGCTGTCAAGTCTCAGCCATCAGCCCCACAGGCCTCCAAAACAAGCAAGAAGAAGGGCAAGAAACCCCTCAATGCTTTGGACGTCATGAAGCACCAACCGTATCAGCTGAATGCATCTTTGTTTACTTTCCAACCTCCAGATGCAAAGGATGGCCTCCCCCAAAAGTCATCAGTCAAGGTCCACTCAGGGCCGACCTTGAAGCAAGCCCTTCCTCCTCGGCCAGTGAATGTGAGCTCACCCACCAATGTGCAGGCCTCGTCCGTGTACTCAGTACCAGCCTATAGTTCTCAGCCTACCTTCTTTGCAGAGGCCACCTCACCAGTCAGCGCATCCCCAGTGCCTGTGGGCATTCCCACCTCTCCAAAGCAAGAATCAGCCTCAACATCTTATTTTGTAGCACCAAGGCCGAAGTTCTCAGCCAAGAAAAGTGGTGTCACAGTTCAG GTACTTCCTGAGAACAGGGAGCGTTCTGAAGCTCAGAGTGGCCTCTAG